A genomic segment from Torulaspora delbrueckii CBS 1146 chromosome 3, complete genome encodes:
- the PEX2 gene encoding ubiquitin-protein ligase peroxin 2 (similar to Saccharomyces cerevisiae PEX2 (YJL210W); ancestral locus Anc_1.124) — MSRVAQLDSSALDQEIHSLFWSEFTQNISPGKNKEEWQLALETLVFYFGSKYAPIDQGTTTYGSQLSGVKFACKRRTLFIISILSKYLNSRISHLLFTTSATIRLIDAYRYLSHIYSALDLLNFAHFLFSTSSTGLKYLSPLHRILGVSSSTDTLNPINFYHETVYAGIEYQNRQLLWNAILELFNVTLLNNARWLNRKPQTQTILSGQDKRVVHCPRCSEFPTNPYKLSCCKTIYCYICVVKSLEIGQCDNCNSSNELQATPIY, encoded by the coding sequence ATGTCAAGAGTCGCCCAATTAGATTCCTCGGCTCTGGACCAAGAGATTCACAGCTTATTCTGGTCAGAGTTCACTCAAAATATCAGCCCGGGCAAAAATAAGGAAGAGTGGCAGCTTGCTTTAGAAACTTTGGTATTTTATTTTGGATCTAAATATGCgccaattgatcaaggaaCGACAACCTATGGTTCGCAATTAAGTGGGGTCAAATTTGCATGCAAAAGACGGACCCTCTTTATCATAAGTATACTTTCCAAATACTTAAACTCCCGAATATCACATCTATTGTTCACTACAAGTGCTACTATAAGACTTATAGATGCCTACAGATACCTATCTCACATTTACTCGGCACTAGATCTACTAAATTTTGCTCACTTCCTGTTTTCAACTAGCTCGACAGGTCTCAAATACCTTTCCCCATTGCACCGGATATTAGGAGTTTCATCGTCAACAGACACTCTTAATCCTATAAACTTTTATCATGAAACAGTCTATGCCGGCATAGAATATCAAAACAGACAGCTTTTGTGGAATGCAATACTTGAGCTGTTCAACGTAACATTGCTGAACAATGCCAGATGGCTCAATAGAAAACCACAAACACAAACAATACTTTCAGGACAAGATAAAAGAGTAGTCCATTGTCCCAGATGTTCGGAGTTTCCGACTAATCCATATAAGCTTTCGTGCTGCAAAACAATTTACTGCTACATTTGCGTGGTAAAATCTCTAGAAATTGGCCAATGTGATAATTGCAACTCGTCAAACGAACTGCAGGCAACACCAATCTACTAA
- the TDEL0C05790 gene encoding Zn(II)2Cys6 transcription factor domain-containing protein: MTAVSDRKPLRSCARCRKNKIKCDSMETRPGPCSSCVRKGVECNVDYVSPPQRSKEMKMLCDNIRFVKDNVSSLCFIYEKHLQDLVVGNYNRSVKAISCPTRVLKILGKFYVFYIDEDAGSLYINDIPIKLSLLTASFDTFRSLLSKLLSIYFKWDGVGDNDYEDTEVFLARFNVRSMIEDNQLLLLICILNFYFDIPGLNFLEIYDHVLESYCQGACKSNDDTSGLLSKSLLAKLIIGDYHNCHFHSELFIKHFTIYLFLHVVLYGTEHFMTSFMDRYIRTLECIRKKINFDKNWEVKWANFYIRLLNLVEMEVGEENSIDEVELKSMFNGIIDGTECDWTTCFITVVKFNQYLIERKSWPEGEYVRLGLPQVCRKLEDDLKIVSEGKELCERRGFLEIFLCQLLNLNHLLSQNNCSVELKDTDCFDGFTYELVDVVGDQHLPGGYLCQNKYRILKKCYTKLNDDSLVFMERSVGKHYWCIGEGNVVDVVKGDFEAYLSHDDMSLKILKSSCRLIWSLYEYAVYYEMLDRVLYYEPFVWDPQLLLENNGLICQNDDNRVKDVIKEEDIDGSEEPIETILQNVDWIKESADDVLRKIHGVLN; the protein is encoded by the coding sequence ATGACTGCCGTTAGCGATAGAAAGCCTTTGCGATCCTGCGCAAGGTGCCGcaagaataaaataaaatgtGATTCTATGGAGACTAGGCCGGGGCCTTGCTCTAGTTGTGTTAGAAAAGGAGTAGAATGTAATGTTGATTACGTTAGCCCGCCTCAGAGGTCAAAGGAGATGAAAATGTTATGTGATAATATTCGTTTTGTGAAGGATAACGtttcttcactttgttTTATTTATGAAAAACACCTGCAAGATCTAGTTGTTGGTAATTACAATCGCTCAGTGAAAGCTATTTCATGTCCAACTAGGGTTCTAAAAATTTTAGGGAAGTTTTATGTGTTTtatattgatgaagatgcgGGTTCGTTGTACATCAATGATATTCCAATTAAACTATCCCTGTTAACAGCATCATTTGACACTTTCAGATCATTATTGTCTAAGTTGTTGAGTATTTATTTCAAGTGGGATGGGGTTGGTGATAATGATTATGAGGACACTGAAGTATTTCTGGCAAGGTTCAATGTTAGGTCAATGATCGAGGATAACCAACTGCTACTACTTATTTGTATCTTGAACTTTTATTTTGATATTCCAggtttgaactttttggaGATTTACGATCATGTGCTTGAGAGTTATTGTCAAGGTGCTTGTAAGAGTAATGATGATACTTCTGGTTTGCTGAGCAAGTCTCTTCTGGCTAAACTAATCATCGGCGATTACCATAATTGCCATTTCCATAGTGAACTGTTCATCAAACATTTCActatttatttatttttGCATGTGGTGTTATATGGGACAGAGCATTTTATGACATCTTTTATGGATAGGTATATCAGGACATTGGAATGCATAAGAAAGAAAATTAATTTTGATAAAAACTGGGAAGTAAAATGGGCTAATTTTTATATTCGtttgttgaatttggtgGAAATGGAAGTCGGTGAGGAAAATtctattgatgaagtagAGTTGAAAAGTATGTTCAATGGAATAATTGATGGGACTGAATGTGACTGGACTACTTGCTTTATCACTGTTGTGAAATTCAATCAGTACCTTATTGAAAGGAAAAGTTGGCCTGAAGGGGAGTATGTTCGATTAGGCTTACCGCAGGTTTGTCGGAAGTTAGAGGATGATCTGAAAATAGTCTCTGAAGGGAAAGAATTGTGTGAGAGACGTGGATTCCTTGAGATTTTTTTATGTCAGTTACTGAACTTGAACCATTTGTTGTCACAGAACAATTGCTCAGTGGAACTGAAAGATACTGACTGTTTTGATGGGTTTACTTACGAGCTTGTAGATGTTGTTGGTGACCAGCATTTACCTGGAGGGTATTTGTGTCAGAATAAGTAtagaattttgaaaaagtgCTACACCAAGTTGAATGACGACTCTTTAGTTTTTATGGAACGATCCGTTGGTAAGCATTATTGGTGCATTGGCGAAGGGAATGTGGTTGATGTAGTGAAAggtgattttgaagcatATTTGAGTCATGATGACATGTCGTTGAAGATTCTTAAATCCAGTTGTCGTTTAATATGGTCGTTGTATGAGTATGCTGTTTATTATGAAATGCTGGATCGCGTGTTATACTATGAACCATTTGTTTGGGATCCGCAGTTGTTGTTAGAAAACAATGGTTTAATTTGTCAAAATGACGATAATCGAGTGAAAGATGTGATTAAAGAGGAGGATATTGATGGATCGGAAGAACCTATTGAAACAatacttcaaaatgttgaCTGGATCAAAGAGAGCGCCGACGACGTGCTAAGGAAAATCCATGGTGTATTGAATTGA
- the TDEL0C05800 gene encoding uncharacterized protein (similar to Saccharomyces cerevisiae DIC1 (YLR348C); ancestral locus Anc_1.123) codes for MSGTKSESSNAVVKYPWWYGGVGGIVACIITHPLDLAKVRLQTAARPKPTLFSMIQRILKNDGPLGLYSGLTASILRQCTYTTARFGCYDFIKENLLPADKLNSTLYLLPCSMISGAIGGFVGNPADVVNIRMQNDSAHEPHLRRNYKNAIDGVTRIFKEEGVRKLLTGLGPNLVRGVLMTASQVVSYDVCKHNLVTTFGFDASEKKTHFTASLVAGLVATTICSPADVIKTRIMNAHQHHESTLKVLSSSIRNEGLGFMFRGWLPSFARLGPNTILIFLVVEQLRKYEIGMHQHF; via the coding sequence ATGTCAGGAACCAAATCAGAATCATCGAATGCAGTAGTTAAATATCCATGGTGGTATGGAGGTGTAGGAGGAATCGTTGCCTGCATCATTACTCATCCGCTAGACCTCGCAAAAGTGCGACTACAAACAGCAGCCCGTCCTAAACCAACACTATTCTCCATGATCCAGAGAATACTAAAGAATGACGGCCCACTTGGTCTCTACTCGGGTCTTACCGCATCAATTTTGAGACAATGCACCTACACAACAGCTAGATTTGGGTGTTATGATTTCATAAAAGAGAACCTGCTTCCTGCAGATAAGTTGAACAGCACTCTGTATCTACttccttgttcaatgaTCAGCGGGGCCATTGGAGGATTTGTTGGAAACCCTGCTGATGTTGTCAATATTAGGATGCAAAATGACTCTGCTCATGAGCCTCATCTAAGAAGGAATTATAAGAATGCAATCGACGGAGTGACAAGAatttttaaagaagaagggGTTAGAAAGCTGCTCACAGGCCTTGGGCCTAATTTAGTGCGGGGTGTCTTAATGACAGCTAGTCAGGTTGTGTCGTATGATGTATGCAAACATAATCTGGTCACAACGTTTGGCTTCGACGCATCCGAAAAGAAAACTCATTTCACTGCGTCCTTGGTTGCTGGTCTTGTGGCCACGACCATATGCTCACCTGCTGATGTTATTAAAACGAGGATCATGAATGCTCATCAGCACCATGAGAGTACGCTCAAAGTACTCTCGTCTTCCATTCGAAATGAAGGGCTTGGCTTCATGTTCAGAGGTTGGCTTCCAAGCTTCGCAAGATTGGGTCCTAACACAATTCTGATTTTTTTGGTAGTTGAGCAACTAAGAAAGTATGAAATCGGCATGCATCAACATTTCTAA
- the TDEL0C05810 gene encoding uncharacterized protein — MVCVSECTLPKAGLEYTDESKDFVFFRLGDKKQANSVKFTFVGQKVFKTNQLAEFNLSDEGTKKKDSQTLITRPRNCFIIMRTLIHNVIIRCLEKCGISSLKHVSAITSQLWGKNDGIFQLYFELLSQFEEHWHLNIYPEYRYHKVNKISRQLENKLVYQNMLNRMRYFTASSLLSKLEGILTFPVASAADTAVDATAAAEIPTAAEPFSSTYTYFSLSFHQSGVKHQYHPRQQHRQVINSTVRVGKTQQQDFASPQERKSFDALHNKRPRADSVDDGKLNRKNRCTAVTQETLCDRIKFGLPKRNYRSLLSLKRARKSNTSRSKESLNQEQNALKTVTTSAQTDPTDSTRKCSALFSHGRIPVSQQTFFKSMPFKDVQSTSVPSTMASSTQLPGSNVNSLRKNPKRVYSKPQCMVGSKQRLDVQDLYLEKKPIIVLSSDQPYND; from the coding sequence ATGGTTTGCGTATCCGAGTGTACACTTCCCAAGGCAGGCCTCGAATACACTGATGAGAGCAAGGATTTTGTATTCTTCAGGTTGGGAGATAAGAAGCAGGCAAACTCTGTCAAGTTTACATTTGTGGGGCAGAAGGTTTTTAAAACAAACCAATTGGCTGAATTCAATCTCTCTGATGAGGGGACCAAAAAGAAAGATTCACAAACGTTAATAACAAGACCGCGTAACTGTTTCATTATCATGCGTACTTTGATTCATAATGTTATTATCCGCTGTCTCGAAAAGTGTGGCATATCTTCGTTGAAACATGTATCTGCAATCACTTCACAACTATGGGGGAAGAATGATGGAATATTTCAGCTATactttgagcttctttcacaatttgaagagcacTGGCATCTAAACATTTATCCTGAGTATCGTTACCATAAGGTCAATAAAATAAGTCGGCAACTGGAAAATAAGCTCGTGTATCAGAATATGTTAAATCGAATGCGCTATTTTACAGCTTCTTCGCTGTTATCTAAATTGGAAGGTATTTTAACATTCCCGGTTGCGTCTGCCGCGGATACTGCTGTTGATGCCACTGCTGCTGCGGAGATCCCCACTGCGGCTGAACCGTTCAGTTCCACCTATACCTATTTTTCATTGTCATTCCATCAAAGCGGCGTAAAGCATCAATACCATCCTCGCCAACAACACCGCCAGGTGATAAATAGTACGGTTCGGGTCGGGAAGACCCAACAACAAGATTTCGCAAGTCCTCAAGAGCGGAAATCCTTTGACGCTCTCCACAACAAGCGTCCAAGAGCTGATAGCGTCGATGATGGCAAATTGAACCGGAAGAATAGGTGTACGGCCGTTACACAAGAAACCCTGTGTGATCGTATCAAATTCGGCCTTCCCAAGAGAAATTACCGCTCTCTCTTGTCACTGAAGAGAGCTAGAAAATCCAACACCTCAAGATCTAAGGAATCATTAAACCAAGAACagaatgctttgaagactgTAACTACATCCGCACAAACAGATCCTACCGATTCTACAAGAAAGTGCTCCGCGCTTTTTAGCCATGGAAGAATACCTGTCTCCCAAcaaaccttcttcaagtccatgcctttcaaagacgtTCAAAGTACCAGCGTTCCTTCTACGATGGCCTCTTCAACCCAACTCCCCGGAAGTAACGTGAATAGCCTGCGTAAAAATCCCAAAAGGGTTTATTCAAAGCCTCAGTGTATGGTGGGGTCTAAACAACGTCTGGACGTTCAAGACCTTTACCTAGAGAAGAAACCCATCATTGTATTATCTTCCGATCAGCCGTACAATGACTAA
- the TDEL0C05820 gene encoding homeobox domain-containing protein (ancestral locus Anc_1.122): protein MLNMLNDKFIHMQQKTYIEGNACIGGSEQSVTDRSSKSTSLETDISVTSSTVTRKRLSDEVRLLLERLYERKRALNSKERHLVAKVCGLSPRQVRVWFANKRRRANAAYNRN, encoded by the exons ATGCTTAATATGCTCAATGATAAATTCATTCACATGCAACAAAAGACTTACATCGAAGGAAATGCGTGTATTGGCGGAAGTGAGCAAAGTGTAACGGACCgttcttccaaatcaacCTCTCTCGAAACTGATATATCTGTAACCAGCTCAACAGTAACTAGAAAGCGGCTTTCTGATGAGGTTCGTTTGCTTCTGGAACGTTTGTATGAGAGGAAGAGAGCTCtaaattccaaagaaagacaTCTTGTAGCTAAAGTGTGCGGCCTATCTCCTCGGCAGGTCCGTGTATGG TTTGCAAACAAGCGTAGAAGGGCCAATGCAGCTTATAATCGAAATTGA
- the SLA2 gene encoding Sla2p (similar to Saccharomyces cerevisiae SLA2 (YNL243W); ancestral locus Anc_1.119): MSAIDLARSIKKACSLEESAPKRKHVRACIVYTWDHSSATQFFSIVKSMPIVNDDVQLFKCLILVHKVIQEGHGSALKEGIRNAEWIRSLGRVHSGSYGPLINRYSEFLYDKMMFHASHRGFNSGTFEYKEYTSLVTASDPDVGFETCMDLMDYQDVVFDLADMILASLGRARSSELRVSALIPLVTETYGVYRFVGPMLRAIADQVGDREAIEHLTQRYNAQHSRLFEFYADCSSIKYLTTLINLPKLPPMRSSQPVQPVQSMQPVQSMQSVQPKTIPADQRLAIHLALQSVSHFQDPVSFFSISQLANEIATSTTPTIPTIIQLTHQITTLLQRNPSPLLAQASQLYFQALLSPSQQDIINANTNLQNLLINSPAHIFDPPTPQTHTSA; encoded by the coding sequence ATGTCTGCTATTGATTTAGCTAGGTCTATTAAGAAAGCTTGTTCGCTTGAAGAGAGTGCACCAAAAAGAAAGCATGTTAGAGCATGTATTGTCTATACTTGGGACCATAGTTCAGCTACGcaattcttttcaattgtgAAGTCTATGCCAATTGTGAATGATGATGTGCAGTTGTTTAAATGTTTGATCCTTGTTCATAAAGTGATTCAAGAGGGACATGGAAGTGCATTAAAAGAAGGTATTCGAAATGCTGAATGGATTAGGTCGTTGGGCAGAGTTCACAGCGGCTCTTATGGACCATTGATAAACCGTTATTCCGAGTTTCTTTATGACAAAATGATGTTTCATGCATCCCATCGGGGGTTTAACAGTGGTACGTTTGAATATAAAGAATATACTTCGCTTGTTACAGCGAGTGATCCCGATGTTGGCTTTGAAACATGTATGGATTTGATGGATTACCAAGATGTTGTCTTTGATCTCGCTGACATGATCCTGGCATCCTTAGGGCGTGCGCGCAGTTCTGAATTGAGAGTTAGTGCTTTAATTCCATTGGTGACTGAAACGTATGGTGTCTATCGCTTTGTCGGGCCTATGTTACGTGCCATCGCTGATCAAGTCGGAGATCGGGAAGCAATCGAGCATTTGACTCAGCGCTACAACGCTCAACACTCGAGGCTATTTGAGTTTTATGCCGATTGTTCCTCCATCAAATACCTTACTACTTTAATTAATCTACCAAAGTTACCACCTATGCGGTCGTCTCAACCAGTGCAGCCAGTGCAATCAATGCAGCCAGTGCAATCAATGCAATCAGTGCAACCCAAAACTATCCCTGCAGATCAAAGACTTGCAATTCACCTTGCTCTTCAGTCCGTCAGCCATTTTCAGGATCCggtttccttcttttccatatCACAGCTTGCTAATGAGATAGCGACCTCTACGACACCAACCATCCCGACCATCATCCAGTTGACCCACCAAATCACAACACTACTACAACGCAATCCATCCCCCCTCCTCGCCCAAGCTTCTCAACTCTACTTCCAAGCATTACTTTCCCCCTCCCAACAAGACATCATCAATGCAAATACAAATCTACAAAATCTTTTAATTAACTCTCCCGCTCATATCTTTGATCCACCCACTCCACAAACCCACACTTCGGCTTGA
- the SUI1 gene encoding translation initiation factor eIF1 (similar to Saccharomyces cerevisiae SUI1 (YNL244C); ancestral locus Anc_1.118), protein MSIENLKSFDPFADTGDDETTTANYIHIRIQQRNGRKTLTTVQGVPEEYDLKRILKVLKKDFACNGNIVKDSEMGQIIQMQGDQRAKVCEFLTTQLGMQKKNIKIHGF, encoded by the coding sequence ATGTCCATTGAAAACTTAAAGTCCTTTGATCCTTTTGCTGATACTGGTGACGACGAAACTACTACTGCTAACTATATCCATATTCGTatccaacaaagaaatgGTAGGAAAACACTAACTACTGTACAAGGTGTACCTGAAGAATATGACTTAAAgagaatcttgaaagtcttaaagaaagattttgcTTGTAACGGTAATATCGTTAAGGACTCCGAAATGGGTCAGATTATCCAAATGCAAGGTGATCAAAGAGCTAAAGTTTGCGAGTTCTTGACCACTCAATTGGGGATGCAAAAGAAAAATATAAAAATTCATGGTTTCTAA
- the CWC25 gene encoding U2-type spliceosomal complex subunit CWC25 (similar to Saccharomyces cerevisiae CWC25 (YNL245C); ancestral locus Anc_1.117): protein MAGSSDLNLLKSWNPKLQKNKAKVSKVEEDAIEEERKIQQKQKEKELQDLASGKGKTGLEWMYEDAKHIQDKKPKPKPKLVKKDSTTKGIPTLKSEKLAKDDPMSKFKVAKKRSKK from the coding sequence ATGGCAGGTTCAAGTGATCTGAATCTATTGAAATCATGGAATCCtaaacttcaaaagaataagGCTAAAGTTAGCaaagtagaagaagatgctattgaagaagaacgaaaAATTCAGCAAAAacaaaaagagaaagagtTACAAGATCTAGCGAGTGGTAAAGGAAAGACTGGATTGGAATGGATGTACGAGGATGCCAAACACATTCAAGACAAGAAACCAAAGCCAAAGCCAAAATTAGTAAAAAAGGACTCCACGACTAAGGGTATACCAACCTTAAAGAGCGAAAAGCTGgcaaaagatgatccaATGAGTAAGTTCAAGGTAGCAAAAAAACGTTCAAAGAAATAA
- the CRS1 gene encoding cysteine--tRNA ligase (similar to Saccharomyces cerevisiae YNL247W; ancestral locus Anc_1.115), with protein MKRFDQLFRRTMSSGKIVQPKWYEPNVQKEKRVLKLYNSLTKNKDVFIPQSGGRLVTWYSCGPTVYDASHMGHARNYVSIDINRRILSDYFGYNIKFVQNVTDIDDKIIIRARQNYLFEKFLKENKTLDIEEVRSALLAYAEKNLKINQVKSVDEIEIALKALDFENEKSKDPKFPMHYTAVQRAIEGLKAPNSESSFVNVKDVVMPHLDEKHGSSVTEPEVFRELPAYWEEQFDNDMKKLNVLPPSVTTRVSEYVPEIVDFVSKIIDNGYGYATEDGSVYFDTVKFDSSEKHDYAKNQPWNRGQLDLIKEGEGNLSIASSGKKSPNDFALWKASKPGEPRWDSPWGPGRPGWHIECSVMASDILGSNMDIHSGGIDLAFPHHDNELAQSEACFDNEQWVNYFLHTGHLHIEGQKMSKSLKNFITIDEALKKFTSRQLRLAFSLAQWNNQLDFKEALLSEVKSLESMFGNFFKSTRALKSDVVYHASKKLGPLEKELLGELEVAKDKVDAAFCDNLSTPQALKALSELVTKCNSYISDVGSELRIEPLVDACNYICQILGVIGIPMREDKLGWKEGESGSTGQFEDIVLPYVKCLSRFRDDVRKLAIEKREVLEFLKLTDRLRDEELLKLNVLLDDRNDQGALVKLISDEEKNQIVEEKQKEAERLEAKKASDAAKKIERESKEKERLAKAKVPPGEMFKQSELYSEWDEEGIPTKDSKGEPITKSMTKRLKKQWLQQEKLYKSVQ; from the coding sequence atgaaaagatttgacCAGTTGTTTCGAAGAACAATGTCGAGTGGAAAAATTGTACAACCAAAATGGTACGAACCTAATGTCCAAAAAGAGAAGCGCGTGTTGAAGCTCTACAATAGTTTGACTAAGAATAAGGATGTTTTTATTCCTCAATCTGGTGGTAGGTTAGTTACCTGGTACTCATGCGGTCCTACCGTTTACGATGCCTCGCATATGGGTCATGCTAGGAATTatgtttcaattgatatCAATAGACGTATATTGTCTGATTATTTTGGGTACAATATtaaatttgttcaaaatgttACAGATATAGATGATAAGATCATCATAAGGGCCAGACAGAACTATttatttgagaaatttttgaaagaaaataaGACACTTGATATCGAGGAAGTTCGTTCTGCTCTTTTAGCATACGCcgagaagaacttgaaaattAATCAAGTAAAGTCCGTCGATGAAATCGAAATTGCGTTGAAGGCATTGGATTTCGAAAATGAGAAATCTAAAGATCCAAAGTTTCCAATGCATTATACGGCTGTTCAGAGGGCTATTGAAGGTTTAAAGGCTCCTAATTCAGAATCGTCTTTCGTGAACGTTAAAGATGTTGTCATGCCTCATCTTGATGAGAAACACGGTTCGAGTGTGACCGAACCAGAAGTTTTCAGGGAGTTGCCAGCTTACTGGgaagaacaatttgataatgataTGAAAAAATTAAATGTTTTGCCTCCAAGTGTGACGACGAGAGTTTCCGAGTACGTACctgaaattgttgattttGTTTCAAAGATCATTGACAATGGGTATGGTTATGCAACAGAAGATGGCTCGGTTTATTTTGATACCGTAAAGTTCGACTCTTCTGAGAAACACGACTATGCAAAGAATCAACCTTGGAATAGAGGTCAGTTGGATTTAAtcaaagaaggtgaagGTAACCTTTCGATTGCAAGTAGTGGTAAGAAATCTCCTAACGATTTTGCTCTTTGGAAAGCATCTAAGCCAGGTGAGCCTCGTTGGGATTCGCCATGGGGACCTGGTAGACCTGGATGGCACATTGAGTGTTCTGTGATGGCTAGCGATATACTTGGTAGCAATATGGACATCCATTCTGGAGGTATTGATTTAGCATTTCCTCATCATGATAATGAGTTGGCCCAATCTGAGGCCTGTTTTGATAATGAGCAATGGGTGAATTATTTCTTGCATACTGGTCATTTACATATAGAGGGACAAAAGATGTCgaagtctttgaagaattttatTACTATCGATGAAGccttgaagaagttcacaTCGAGACAGCTGAGGTTAGCGTTTTCACTAGCACAGTGGAACAATCAATtagatttcaaagaagcttTACTGTCCGAAGTGAAAAGTTTAGAGTCAATGTTTGgtaacttcttcaagagtaCTAGAGCTTTAAAGTCGGATGTGGTTTACCATGCGTCGAAGAAGCTAGGCCCTTTGGAAAAGGAATTGTTGGGTGAGTTAGAAGTTGCTAAGGATAAAGTTGATGCGGCGTTCTGTGATAATTTGTCAACCCCACAAGCATTAAAGGCATTGAGTGAGCTTGTGACCAAGTGCAACTCTTATATATCTGATGTTGGCAGTGAACTGCGGATAGAGCCGTTGGTTGATGCTTGTAATTACATTTGTCAGATTTTAGGGGTAATCGGTATTCCAATGAGAGAGGATAAATTGGGATGGAAAGAAGGCGAATCTGGATCTACTGGACAGTTTGAGGATATTGTGTTGCCATATGTTAAATGTTTGTCTAGGTTTAGAGATGATGTGAGAAAGCTAGCTATTGAAAAGAGGGAAGTCCTagagtttttgaagctAACCGATAGGTTAAGAGATGAAGAGTTATTAAAATTGAACGTGTTGTTGGATGATAGAAACGATCAAGGAGCTCTTGTTAAGTTGATttctgatgaggaaaagaatCAGATAGTGGAGGAAAAacagaaagaagctgagaGATTGGAGGCTAAGAAGGCTTCTGATGCGGCTAAGAAAATTGAGAGAGAGAGTAAAGAGAAGGAACGTCTAGCGAAAGCAAAGGTACCGCCAGGAGAAATGTTCAAACAATCTGAATTGTACTCTGAGTGggatgaagaaggtatTCCTACAAAGGATTCTAAAGGTGAACCTATTACTAAAAGTATGACCAAGCGTTTGAAAAAACAATGGTTACAACAGGAAAAACTGTATAAGTCTGTGCAATAA